A genome region from Nocardia sp. NBC_01730 includes the following:
- a CDS encoding QsdR family transcriptional regulator has translation MTDSSQPTTRPPGRPASATREQVIELARQAFLSGERVDIQAIAGQLGLSRASIYRWFGSRDGVLGTVLAGEFEALLTRADARRRSTGARRILDVLYRVNRWMTDNEPFRRYFENEPLSGLRILTASDGPVQPLIVTTVLALIARAEREDGYLPPIEPALLAYALVRLGEAFLYNDNVAGIRGDIDRLHEVQAALLGIPQAIAPRPGR, from the coding sequence GTGACCGATTCCAGCCAGCCGACCACCCGACCTCCTGGCCGACCGGCCTCGGCGACCAGAGAACAGGTCATCGAGCTCGCCCGGCAGGCATTCCTGTCCGGCGAACGCGTGGATATCCAGGCGATCGCCGGGCAACTCGGGCTCAGCCGCGCCTCGATCTACCGTTGGTTCGGCTCCCGCGACGGCGTCCTCGGCACGGTCCTCGCCGGTGAATTCGAGGCGCTGCTCACCCGCGCGGACGCGCGCCGACGCTCCACCGGCGCCCGACGCATCCTGGATGTGCTGTATCGGGTCAACCGCTGGATGACCGACAACGAACCGTTCCGCCGTTACTTCGAGAACGAGCCGCTGTCGGGTCTGCGTATCCTGACCGCGAGCGACGGACCGGTGCAGCCGCTAATCGTCACCACCGTCCTGGCGCTGATCGCCCGCGCGGAGCGGGAGGACGGCTACCTTCCGCCGATCGAACCCGCACTGCTGGCCTATGCGCTGGTCCGGCTCGGCGAGGCGTTCCTCTACAACGACAACGTCGCGGGCATTCGCGGCGACATCGACCGGCTGCACGAGGTGCAGGCGGCACTGCTCGGCATCCCCCAGGCCATCGCACCGCGGCCCGGCCGCTAG
- a CDS encoding helix-turn-helix transcriptional regulator — protein sequence MSLPVCNAFVGRAGEVAALQDAYRDPVVHTVLVGGEAGLGKSRLVAEFTTRLGANAAVLAGRCPESGGRVPFAPFLAVLRTLVRELGVDGLATLLPVVRPALSRWLPEQAAHSGPAEPDTDRIQLFGEILTVLEQLALTRPVVVVLEDLHWADDASRELLAFLVANLAQRDLLLVGTYRPADSAPLRRLVTGLRRDPGVLLLTPAPLTKHEVGRQLAALLGREPEPGVVARVFERSRGIPLFVEALSPAPEDTPADLSELLLSYQSGLPAEARSVLRLAAVAGSPVRHALLASATDLTEDALSTALRQLVDQQLLVATDTGYEFRHILIRDAVYDDLLPIERKRLHTSLSQILAAAGESSPDECPSGELAYHAYAAGDLPLAMAACLRAASDAESAGAHGDRVRYLDRVLELSDRAPEAATDRLGVLEHLVAACYDGGVVERGIAAADEALAAVDVAREPKRAARLHHYRAGLRNQTHSGGEHDLLAALALLPTDRPTVLRGEVLAELAAAHVFGGDTAGAERDARAAVEVAEQLGARSLAARAHAYLGLATVNRSEVAMAHFAKAHAAAKAAADPRTLLTVALWESAVLVAAGDNDTAIEVIQQGLRAAHETFRFIEAGPILLVKWAQALTNLGRWNEALDLVDESLTEQLPPLSTAALLLCHARIVLARGDANAAAASVKTAEPLLGDSHWTMQYQIQLRTMKFEIAHVAGRPQRAIDIPAKVMAAHPHEAWALVTAVARTEGMAADLDAVAAALPVTTAVDTAHRAVFRAARSGRPADWAVAVSAWRALRQPHELARSLLGSAEAELADGNRAVAGEALRAVLEPAENLAANPLAEHARQLADRAGITLDEPAGPPAQSTAPSTSGLPPREQDVLRLVAKGLSNRQIAAELFISGNTAGVHVSRILAKLGAATRTEAAATARDRGLLDLMG from the coding sequence GTGAGCCTTCCTGTGTGCAATGCCTTCGTCGGACGGGCAGGCGAGGTGGCGGCGTTGCAGGACGCCTACCGGGACCCGGTGGTGCACACCGTGCTGGTCGGCGGTGAGGCAGGGCTCGGGAAGTCCCGGCTGGTAGCGGAGTTCACCACTCGGCTCGGCGCGAACGCCGCGGTGTTGGCCGGGCGGTGTCCGGAGTCGGGTGGCCGCGTGCCGTTCGCGCCCTTTCTCGCGGTGCTCCGCACGCTGGTCCGGGAGCTGGGCGTCGACGGGCTCGCGACGCTACTGCCTGTCGTCAGGCCCGCATTGTCGCGCTGGCTCCCGGAGCAGGCCGCGCACTCCGGCCCGGCGGAGCCGGACACCGATCGCATTCAGCTGTTCGGCGAGATCCTGACGGTGCTCGAACAACTTGCGCTGACCAGACCTGTGGTGGTGGTGCTGGAGGATCTACACTGGGCCGACGATGCCAGCCGCGAACTGCTCGCGTTCCTGGTGGCCAACCTCGCGCAACGTGACCTGCTGCTGGTCGGCACCTATCGGCCCGCCGATTCCGCGCCGCTGCGCAGGCTCGTCACGGGGCTGCGCCGCGACCCCGGCGTCCTCCTGCTGACTCCGGCACCGCTGACCAAGCATGAGGTGGGAAGGCAGCTCGCCGCGTTGCTCGGCCGGGAGCCGGAGCCCGGGGTGGTCGCGCGAGTCTTCGAGCGCAGCAGGGGAATTCCGCTGTTCGTCGAGGCGCTGAGCCCAGCGCCCGAGGACACGCCCGCCGACCTGTCGGAGCTGCTGCTCAGCTACCAGTCCGGCCTGCCCGCCGAAGCCAGGTCGGTGCTGCGCCTGGCCGCGGTGGCCGGATCGCCGGTCCGCCACGCGCTGCTGGCGTCCGCCACCGATCTCACCGAGGACGCGCTCAGCACGGCACTGCGCCAGTTGGTCGACCAACAGCTGCTCGTCGCCACCGACACCGGATACGAGTTCCGCCACATCCTCATCCGTGATGCTGTCTACGACGATCTACTACCGATCGAACGAAAGCGCTTGCACACCAGTCTTTCCCAGATTCTGGCCGCCGCCGGGGAGAGCAGTCCGGACGAGTGCCCGTCGGGCGAGCTCGCCTATCACGCCTACGCGGCAGGCGATCTACCCCTTGCCATGGCAGCCTGCCTGCGCGCCGCATCGGACGCGGAAAGTGCTGGTGCGCATGGTGATCGGGTACGTTACCTAGATCGGGTACTCGAGCTGTCGGACCGAGCGCCGGAAGCGGCGACGGATCGACTCGGCGTGCTGGAACACCTCGTGGCGGCGTGCTATGACGGCGGCGTCGTCGAGCGCGGCATCGCGGCCGCCGACGAGGCGCTCGCCGCGGTCGACGTCGCGCGAGAACCGAAGCGAGCCGCTCGGCTGCACCATTACCGGGCCGGACTGCGCAACCAGACCCATAGCGGCGGCGAGCACGATCTGCTCGCGGCGCTGGCGTTGCTGCCCACGGATCGGCCGACCGTGCTGCGTGGCGAGGTGCTCGCCGAGCTCGCCGCGGCGCACGTCTTCGGCGGGGACACGGCCGGGGCCGAACGCGACGCGCGCGCCGCCGTAGAGGTGGCTGAACAGCTCGGCGCCAGGTCACTGGCCGCGCGGGCACACGCGTATCTCGGGTTGGCTACCGTGAACCGATCCGAGGTAGCGATGGCGCATTTCGCGAAGGCGCACGCCGCCGCGAAGGCCGCAGCCGATCCGCGGACGCTGCTGACGGTGGCGCTGTGGGAATCGGCGGTGCTGGTCGCGGCCGGCGACAACGACACGGCCATCGAGGTGATCCAGCAGGGGCTCCGGGCTGCGCACGAGACCTTCCGCTTCATCGAGGCCGGTCCGATCCTGCTGGTCAAATGGGCGCAGGCGCTGACAAACCTCGGCCGCTGGAACGAGGCGCTCGACCTCGTCGACGAGTCGCTGACCGAGCAGCTGCCACCGCTGAGCACCGCCGCACTGCTGCTGTGTCACGCGAGAATCGTGCTGGCGCGCGGTGATGCGAACGCGGCGGCGGCCAGCGTGAAAACCGCGGAGCCGTTGCTGGGCGACAGCCACTGGACCATGCAATACCAGATCCAGCTGCGCACCATGAAATTCGAGATCGCGCACGTGGCGGGCCGACCGCAACGCGCCATCGACATCCCCGCGAAGGTCATGGCGGCACATCCGCACGAGGCGTGGGCCCTGGTCACGGCGGTGGCCCGAACCGAAGGCATGGCGGCGGATCTCGACGCCGTCGCGGCAGCGCTGCCGGTGACCACAGCCGTCGACACCGCCCACCGGGCGGTGTTCCGGGCCGCCCGCAGCGGGCGTCCGGCCGACTGGGCGGTGGCGGTGTCCGCCTGGCGAGCCCTCCGGCAACCGCACGAGCTGGCGCGCAGCCTGCTCGGATCGGCCGAGGCCGAACTGGCCGACGGCAATCGCGCGGTGGCTGGGGAAGCACTGCGGGCCGTCCTCGAGCCTGCAGAGAACCTGGCGGCGAACCCGCTTGCCGAACACGCCAGGCAGCTGGCCGACCGAGCCGGGATCACCCTCGACGAACCCGCCGGTCCCCCCGCCCAGTCGACGGCGCCGAGCACCTCCGGCCTGCCCCCCCGGGAACAGGACGTGCTACGACTGGTCGCCAAAGGACTGAGCAATCGTCAGATCGCGGCCGAGCTGTTCATCAGCGGCAACACCGCGGGCGTGCATGTCTCGCGCATCCTCGCAAAGCTGGGAGCCGCCACCCGCACCGAAGCCGCCGCGACCGCACGGGACCGCGGCCTGCTGGATCTCATGGGGTGA
- a CDS encoding acyl-CoA dehydrogenase gives MRSTLLSRRDLDFLLYEWLNVEELTKRERYTEHSRETFDAVLDLSEQLATKYFAPHNKLNDTNEPTFDGERVTIIPQVGQAIAAFAASGMPSATMDYELGGAQLPATVAQASSAWFQAANPGTAGYPFLTAANANLLVAHGGPEYVEKFVRPMLAGRFFGTMCLSEPQAGSSLADIVTRAEPQDDGTYRLFGTKMWISGGDHELGENIVHLVLAKIPGGPAGTKGISLFVVPRFLVGDDGAIGERNDVALAGLNHKMGFRGTVNTVLNFGEGRWTPGDAPGAIGYLVGEPHGGLSYMFHMMNEARIGVGLVATALGYTGYLESLDYARTRTQGRAKLPADPAAAQRPIIEHADVKRMLLAQKAYAEGALALVLYCARLVDEQHTAHTEEDRRAVTLLLDILTPIAKSWPSQWCLEANSLAIQVLGGYGYTREYNVEQHYRDNRLNPIHEGTHGIQGLDLLGRKVTQQGGASLLALGGRVGATIAAARAAGGEAAELATQLDSAWQRLVEVTAGLFASGDIEAALANSSVYLEAFGHIVLAWIWLEQFLAADHSGDFYEGKRHAARFFYGFELPKTAPALDLLARLDTTTLRMRNEWF, from the coding sequence ATGCGGTCGACCTTGCTGTCCCGGCGCGATCTCGATTTTCTGCTCTACGAGTGGCTGAACGTCGAGGAGCTCACCAAACGCGAGCGGTACACCGAGCACTCGCGGGAGACCTTCGACGCCGTGCTCGACCTCAGCGAACAGCTCGCCACCAAGTACTTCGCGCCGCACAACAAACTCAACGACACCAACGAGCCGACCTTCGACGGCGAACGCGTGACCATCATCCCCCAGGTGGGTCAGGCGATCGCCGCGTTCGCCGCGTCCGGGATGCCGTCGGCCACAATGGATTACGAGCTCGGCGGCGCGCAACTGCCCGCGACCGTCGCGCAGGCGAGCTCCGCCTGGTTCCAGGCGGCCAATCCGGGCACCGCGGGCTACCCGTTCCTCACCGCGGCCAACGCCAATCTGCTTGTCGCCCACGGCGGTCCGGAGTATGTCGAGAAGTTCGTCCGCCCCATGCTGGCCGGACGGTTCTTCGGCACCATGTGCCTGTCGGAGCCGCAGGCGGGATCGTCGCTCGCCGACATCGTCACCCGTGCCGAGCCGCAGGACGACGGCACCTATCGGCTGTTCGGCACCAAGATGTGGATCTCCGGCGGCGATCACGAACTCGGCGAGAACATCGTGCACCTGGTGCTCGCGAAGATCCCCGGCGGGCCCGCGGGCACCAAGGGCATCTCACTGTTCGTGGTACCCCGGTTCCTGGTCGGCGACGATGGCGCGATCGGCGAGCGCAACGATGTCGCACTGGCCGGGCTCAACCACAAGATGGGCTTCCGCGGCACAGTGAACACCGTGCTGAACTTCGGCGAGGGCCGCTGGACACCTGGCGACGCGCCCGGCGCGATCGGCTACCTGGTCGGCGAGCCGCATGGCGGGCTGAGCTACATGTTCCACATGATGAACGAGGCGCGGATCGGCGTCGGCCTGGTCGCCACCGCGCTCGGCTACACCGGCTACCTCGAGTCGCTCGACTACGCGCGCACCCGCACGCAGGGACGGGCCAAACTGCCCGCCGATCCCGCGGCGGCGCAGCGGCCGATCATCGAGCACGCGGATGTGAAGCGAATGCTCTTGGCACAGAAGGCGTACGCGGAAGGCGCGCTGGCGCTGGTGCTCTACTGTGCGCGGCTGGTCGACGAACAGCACACCGCGCACACCGAGGAGGACCGCCGCGCGGTCACCCTCCTGCTGGACATCCTGACACCGATCGCCAAGAGCTGGCCATCGCAGTGGTGCCTGGAGGCCAACAGCCTCGCCATCCAGGTGCTCGGCGGCTACGGCTACACCCGCGAGTACAACGTCGAGCAGCACTACCGGGACAACCGGCTCAACCCGATCCATGAGGGCACGCACGGCATCCAGGGCCTGGATCTACTGGGGCGCAAGGTAACCCAGCAGGGCGGGGCGAGCCTGCTCGCACTCGGCGGGCGGGTCGGCGCCACCATCGCAGCCGCCCGTGCCGCGGGCGGCGAGGCGGCCGAGCTTGCCACCCAGCTGGATTCGGCGTGGCAGCGGCTGGTCGAGGTGACCGCAGGACTGTTCGCCTCCGGCGATATCGAGGCCGCGCTGGCCAACAGTTCGGTGTACCTGGAGGCGTTCGGGCACATCGTGCTCGCCTGGATCTGGCTCGAGCAGTTCCTCGCCGCCGACCATTCCGGCGACTTCTACGAGGGGAAACGACACGCGGCGCGTTTCTTCTACGGCTTCGAATTGCCCAAGACCGCACCGGCACTGGACCTGCTCGCCCGCCTGGACACGACTACCCTGCGGATGCGGAACGAATGGTTCTGA
- a CDS encoding epoxide hydrolase family protein, protein MTNNANDIRPFRIEVPQSDLDDLRERLARTRWIDNLPGTGWERGVPIAYLKELAGYWAEKFDWRATEAELNKYPQFTTTIDSQIVHFLHLRSTQENATPLLLLHGWPSSVVDFLDVTGPLTDPAAHGAANAPAFHLVIPSLPGHGFSGPITEAGWNDGRFAAALAELMARLGYDRYGVQGGDHGAFIAPALGRADADHVLGVHVNALVTFPTGDPADLAALTDAEQARLAAMKHFQNDGSAYMNLKGSRPTTIAQLLADSPAGQLGWIVEKYKEWTDQSRELPEQAVDKDRLLATVSIYWFTDTARSVANFYYERFHDASMFAPKPKGTVPTGVAVFKDGDYAIRRFAEKAHTITHWSEFYSGGHFPALEVPELLVGDIREFFGTLGD, encoded by the coding sequence ATGACGAACAACGCGAACGACATCCGTCCCTTCCGCATCGAGGTCCCGCAATCCGACCTCGACGACCTGCGCGAGCGCTTGGCCCGCACCCGCTGGATCGACAACCTGCCCGGCACAGGCTGGGAGCGCGGCGTACCGATCGCGTACCTGAAGGAGCTGGCCGGCTACTGGGCCGAGAAGTTCGACTGGCGCGCCACCGAGGCGGAGCTGAACAAGTACCCGCAGTTCACCACCACCATCGACAGCCAAATCGTGCACTTTCTGCACCTCCGCTCGACTCAGGAGAACGCCACCCCGCTGCTGCTCCTGCATGGCTGGCCGAGCTCGGTTGTCGACTTCCTCGATGTGACCGGCCCGCTGACCGACCCCGCGGCGCACGGCGCCGCCAACGCCCCGGCATTCCACCTGGTCATCCCGTCGCTTCCTGGTCACGGCTTCTCCGGTCCGATCACCGAGGCGGGTTGGAACGACGGCCGATTCGCGGCCGCACTGGCCGAGCTGATGGCACGCCTTGGCTACGACCGCTACGGCGTGCAGGGCGGTGACCACGGCGCCTTCATCGCACCAGCGCTCGGACGGGCCGACGCCGACCACGTACTCGGCGTACATGTCAACGCGCTGGTGACGTTCCCGACCGGTGACCCCGCCGACTTGGCCGCGCTCACCGACGCGGAACAGGCGCGGCTCGCCGCGATGAAGCACTTCCAGAACGACGGCTCGGCCTACATGAATCTGAAGGGCTCGCGGCCGACCACCATCGCGCAGCTGCTCGCGGACTCCCCGGCCGGTCAGCTCGGCTGGATCGTGGAGAAGTACAAGGAGTGGACCGACCAATCCCGCGAGTTGCCCGAACAGGCTGTCGACAAGGACCGGCTGCTGGCCACCGTGAGCATCTACTGGTTCACCGACACCGCGCGCAGCGTCGCGAACTTCTACTACGAGCGCTTCCACGACGCGAGCATGTTCGCGCCGAAGCCGAAGGGCACGGTACCGACCGGTGTCGCGGTGTTCAAGGACGGCGATTACGCCATCCGCCGCTTCGCCGAGAAGGCGCACACCATCACGCACTGGTCGGAGTTCTACTCCGGTGGCCACTTCCCGGCGCTGGAGGTGCCGGAGCTGCTCGTCGGCGACATCCGCGAGTTCTTCGGTACGCTCGGCGACTGA